AGCTGTGCAATGTATAGACAGAGACTGCTGCTATAGCTGTGCAATGTATAGACAGAGACTGCTGCTATAGCTGTGCAATGTATAGACAGAGACTGCTGCTATAGCTGTGCAATGTATAGACAGAGACTGCTGCTATAGCTGTGCAGTGTATAGACAGAGACCGCTGCTATAGCTGTGCAATGTATAGACAGAGACCGCTGCTATAGCTATAGCTGTGCAATGTATAGTGCAATGTATAGACAGAGACCGCTGCTATAGCTGTGCAATGTATAGACAGAGACTGCTGCTATAGCTGTGCAATGTATAGACAGAGACTGCTGCTATAGCTGTGCAGTGTATAGACAGAGACCGCTGCTATAGCTGTGCAGTGTATAGACAGAGACTGCTGCTATAGCTGTGCAGTGTATAGACAGAGACTGCTGCTATAGCTGTGCAATGTATAGACAGAGACTGCTGCTATAGCTGTGCAGTGTATAGACAGAGACTGCTGCTATAGCTGTGCAGTGTATAGACAGAGACTGCTGCTATAGCTGTGCAATGTATAGACAGAGACTGCTGCTATTGCTGTGCATAGCTGTATGTATAGACAGAGACTGCTGCTATAGCTGTGCAATGTATAGACAGAGACTGCTGCTATAGCTGTGCAATGTATAGACAGAGACTGCTGCTATAGCTGTGCAATGTATAGACAGAGACTGCTGCTATAGCTGTGCAATGTATAGACAGAGACTGCTGCTATAGCTGTGCAATGTATAGACAGAGACTGCTGCTATAGCTGTGCAATGTATAGACAGAGACTGCTGCTATAGCTGTGCAATGTATAGACAGAGACTGCTGCTATAGCTGTGCAGTGTATAGACAGAGACTGCTGCTATAGCTGTGCAATGTATAGACAGAGACTGCTGCTATAGCTGTGCAATGTATAGACAGAGACTGCTGCTATAGCTGTGCAATGTATAGACAGAGGCAGGCTACTTGGCACACTATATATGCTGACTAAAATACACAAATCTTGAAGGTTTGTTCTCACTACAATGTTACAATGACCTGACTGTAACCATGAGTCATGGTGTTGAGAAATGGAATGATGGTAAAGTCACACAGAGAGCAACACGCCCACACATCAAAGATGCAGTGTGAAATGGCCCTAACAGACAGTATCAGtgagaggatgaggaagaaggagagaggggggttagagaggggggagggagagaaaagcagAGGCAGTGAGAATGGAGAGGGAcagtgggagagaagagagagagagagatggatgagagatagatgaagtgagggagggagagattggaGAAGGGAAGCCAACACTATACAGACGGTCTAGGACAGGCGCCTGGGGACCCGTTAAAAGACACCATTTTCCCTCAGATGGAGAGAGCATAACGGGCCCGACCACTCCATAAAAAATTCAACCATCGTTGGGTTTCAAGGCTTTTTCACgcctgctggtgtgtgtgtggcctacTAAAGACACACCAGGGGCTGCCTGACAAACGGGAGCGGTGGTGTCTCTGACAGAGAAGAATCTTCATTCCTTCCCGCCATCATCCATCATTTCCAGCTGACCAGCTGCACCTGCTGAGGCGTCAGCCCCCGCCACCAGCCCGCCGTCAGCCCCCGCCACCAGCCCGCCACCAGCCCGCCGTCAGCCCCCGCCGCCAGCCACTGCCATGCTGTTATAATGCTATGACAATGCTCAGATTGTCTTCAAGCTCTGGAATCACACACAGTTATTTACCCTGGTTGGCTCCACTGTGATCCAACATAGGCCTAGAGACACAAAAAGGCATGCACGATATATAGTCCTTCCTTATCCCAAAACGTTGTCACTATTAAAGTTGGAATAAGAATCTCAGTATTTATTTCTGCAGTGTCTCAGCCAGAAGCTCAGAATCATGTGATGTACTGCATGACATTGTTCATTTCTTTACCACACAGGTCAGCCAAACCAGCATCCACCTACGAGCTGGGAAAGGACTTTCCCCTAATGTATATATGTGAAGGCCTCAATGTTTCGTTCTGCAGAGTTCCTCGCCCAGCATCTAAAAATGATCAGATGTGACACACAGGTCAGCCAGCACAGCATCCACCTACTAGCTGTGAAGGGGACTTTCCCCTTGCATGTGGGACGTGGGGTCGTGGCAATGAGCGAGGTGACTCGTCCTTTTGACCTGAAAACCCTGACTATACACTGCAGAGTATACTGGTAGAGTATACTGGTAGAGTATACTGGTAGAGTATACTGGTAGAGTATACTGGATATACTGAGATATACTGGTAGAGTATACTGGTAGAGTatgggtggcagcgtagcctagtggttagagcgttggacggaaaggttgcaagatcgaatcccgagctgacaacgcacaaatctgtcattctgcccctgaacaggcagttaacccactgttcctaggccatcattgaaaataagaatttgttcttaactgacttgcaaagTTAAATCAAGGTAAAATAATACTGGTAGTTCCGCATATTCATGATATACATGACTCCACGACACACCAACAACAATCTCACTGAATCAAAACATGGTAGGTCATATCATTGCCCACAATGACAGTGTGAGCCTCTGATACTGCTATGgctggagagagaagcaggtcgAGACCAGAATAAAGGGGATTTTCATTTTAGTGGCGGTTCAATCCCTCAGCCTTTCAAACACAGCTACGTTTGGCACCATAACTTTATTACTGCTAGGTGATAATGTACTGATTCTCCAGGTGATGAAAAGAGCCATTAAGCCAGAGTTTTAGTTCCATCAGAGGTATTTGCATAAATGCATCAAATTACTGGTCTCTCTGGGGTTATGTGATTtagtagggagagagggacagtgtgaGGAATAGAGAGCGTGAAAggaaacggagagagagatagagagataatggagatggagagagagtgtgagagaagaGTCAGGCTGAAACGAGGCGGAGCAGATGCAATGTAAATTGCTGACATCTCCATTTATTTAAAAAAGCTGTTACATAAATAGTTgcacttatttatttatttttatttcacctttatttaacaaggtaggccagttgagaacaagttctcatttacaactgcgacctgggcaagataaagccaagcagtgcgacacaaacacagagttcacatggagtaaacaaacgtatagtcagtaacacaatagaaaggtctatatacagtgagtgcaaatgtagtaagattagggaggtaaggcaataaataagccatagtggtgaaataatgacaatttagcaattaaacactggagtgatggatagtgaagaagatgaatgtgcaagtacagatactggggtgcaatgtagcaaaaaaacaaaaacaatatggggatgaggtagttgggtaggctatttacagatgggctgtgtacaggtgcaatgatcagtaagctgctctgacagctgatgcttaaatttagtgagggagatataagactccagcttcagtgatttttgcaattcgttccagtcattggcagcagagaactggatggaaaggcggccaaaggacgagttggctttggggatgacctatgaaatacagtgccttgcgaaagtattcggcccccttgaactttgcgaccttttgccacatttcaggcttcaaacataaagatataaaagtgtatttttttgtgaagaatcaacaacaagtgggacacaatcatgaagtggaacgacatttattggatatttcaaacttttttaacaaatcaaaaactgaaaaattgggcgtgcaaaattattcagccactttactttcagtgcagcaaactctctccagaagttcagtgaggatctctgaatgatccaatgttgacctaaatgactaatgatgataaatacaatccacctgtgtgtaatcaagtctccgtataaatgcacctgcactgtgatagtctcagaggtccgttaaaagcgcagagagcatcatgaagatcaaggaacacaccaggcaggtccgagatactgttgtgaagaagtttaaagccggatttggatacaaaaagatttcccaagctttaaacatcccaaggagcactgtgcaagcgataatattgaaatggaaggagtatcagaccactgcaaatcttccaagacctggccgtccctctaaactttcagctcatacaaggagaagactgatcagagatgcagccaagaggcccatgatcactctggatgaactgcagagatctacagctgaggtgggagactctgtccataggacaacaatcaatcgtatattgcacaaatctggcctttatggaagagtggcaagaagaaagccattttagttaaagatatccataaaaagtgtcaaagtttgccacaagccacctgggagacacaccaaacatgtggaagaaggtgctctggtcagatgaaaccaaaattgaactttttggcaacaatgcaaaacgttatgtttggcgtaaaagcaacacagctcatcaccctgaacacaccatccccactgtcaaacatggtggtggcagcatcatggtttgggcctgcttttcttcagcagggacagggaagatggttaaaattgatgggaagatggatggagccaaaaacaggaccattctggaagaaaatctgatggagtctgcaaaagacctgagactgggacggagatttgtcttccaacaagacaatgatccaaaacataaagcaaaatctacaatggaatggttcaaaaataaacatatccaggtgttagaatggccaagtcaaagtccagacctgaatccaatcgagaatctgtggaaagaactgaaaactgctgttcacaaatgctctccatccaacctcattgagctgagatgttttgcaaggaggaatgggaaaaaatgtcagtctctcgatgtgcaaaactgatagagacataccccaagcgacttaaagctgtaatcgcagcaaaaggtggcgctacaaagtattaacttaaaggggctgaataattttgcacgcccaatttttcagtttttgatttgttaaaaaagtttgaaatatccaataaatgtcgttccacttcatgattgtgtcccacttgttgttgattcttcacaaaaaaatacagttttatatctttatgtttgaagcctgaaatgtggcaaaaggtcgcaaagttcaagggggccgaatactttcgcaaggcactgtatacctgctggagagcgtgctacgggtgggtgctgctatggtgaccagtgaggtgagataaggcgtggctttacctagcaaagacttatagatgacctggagccagtggttttGGCTACGAATAtaaagtgagggccagccaacgagagcattgggccagccaacaagagcatcgcagtggtgggtagtatatggggctttggtgaccaaacggatggcactgtgattgactacatccagtttgctgagtagagtgttggaggctattttgtaaatgacatcgccgaagtcaaggatcggtaggatagtcagttctatgagggtatgtttggcagcatgagtgaaggatgctttgttgtggaataggaagccgattctagatttaaatttggattggagatgcttaacgtgagtctgggaggagagtttacagtctaaccagacatctaggtatttgtagttgtccacatattgtaAGTCAGTACCGTCCagtgtagtgatgctggacgggtgggcaggtgcgggtagcgatcggttgaagagcatgcatttagtttcactTACATTTAAGAGTAGTtagaggccatggaaggagagttgtatggcattgaagctcgtctggaggttagttaacacagtgtccaaagaggggccagaagcaTACAGAATGATGTTGTCTGCATTGAGGTGGATCAGAGCATCACCAGCAGCAagtgcgacatcattgatgtatacagagaaaataatCAGCCCGAAAATTGAagcctgtggcacccccatagagactgccagaggtccggacaacaggccctatgatttgacacactgaactctatctgagaagcagttggtgaaccaggcaaggcagtcatttgagaaaccaaggctgttgcgTATGCTGATAAGAAtggggtgattgacagagtcgaaagccttggccaagtcgttgaaaacggctgcacagtcttgtcttttatcgatggtggttatgatatcgtttaggaccttgaatgtggctgaggtgcacccatgaccctcgcggaaaccagattgcatagtggagaaggtacagtgggatttgaagactttagaaaggcagtgtaggatagatataggtctgtaacagtttgggtctatagTGTCTCCTCCTAAGGAAATTGTCTCACTAAGGTAAGACAATCCCTTGGAGGTTCAGAGCCAGGGTAAGAGAACAGGGTCACATTGAGGATGACGTctgggtggcaggcaggcaggcagtataACTGAACAGGGAACAGAAATAAGGGGGAGGACGGGGGACAGAGGGGTACAACAGTATGTTTGTGGTTCAGTGTCAGATAAAACCAACACCCAGTCAGCCACAAAGGGCACCTCCCAACAGACTGAACCCCCCTGTCCCTGATGTCCCCAACGTATGACATATGACACTGTGAAACAGGTGCTGACCTTGACCAGTGCCTGGCCCCACGTGTCTCGCAATCACGGACAACAAAGAGGGAACCACCAATCACCTTTGATGTAGTGTCCCTGGCCCTGTATAAAGCTCTCATTCAGAACAGAAATGGGTGCACCGTACTGCAGCACATAAACAACACAGCATAAAGGTGTTTTCATTCAAACCACATAGGTTTACTAACTGAAAATGAACAGCCGTAACGTCCTTATTACTGCTGCCTGTGTTGCGAAACTGCCATTAGGTGACCTTGCTGCATCAGTAGAGGACCGATAGAttacaattaatcaaatggtcacccagactatttacattgacccccccacaCCTTtgttctacactgctgctactcgccttttattatccatgcatagtcattttacccctaccgtcaaatgacctcgactaacctgtacattgactcggtaccggtgccccctgtacattgcctcggtaccggtgccccctgtacattgcctcggtaccggtgccccctgtacattgcctcggtaccggtgccccctgtacattgcctcggtaccggtaccccctgtacattgcctcggtaccggtacccGCTGTACATtgcctcggtaccggtacccGCTGTACATtgcctcggtaccggtaccccctgtacattgacccggtgccccctgtacattgacccggtactggtacccctgtacattgacccggtgccccctgtacattgactcggtaccggtaccccctgtacaatgcctcggtactggtaccccctgtacattgactcggtaccggtaccccctgtacattgacccggtaccccctgtacattgcctcggtactggtaccccctgtacattgacctcggtactggtaccccctgtacattgacccggtaccccctgtacattgacccggtaccccctgtacattgacccggtaccggtaccccctgtacattgacccggtaccggtacccctgtacattgacccggtaccccctgtacattgacccggtaccggtaccccctgtacattgacccggtaccggtaccccctgtacattgacctcggtaccggtaccccctgtacattgacccggtaccccctgtacattgaCCCGGTATCCCCTGTACATTGACCCGGTATCCCCTGTACATtgcctcggtaccggtaccccctgtacattgacccggtaccccctgtacattgcCTCATTGTTGTTATGCCATTTCCTTGTGTTACcttttgattacatttttttactttagtttattgagtaaatattttcttaactctatttcttaaactgcattgttggttaagggcttgtaagtcagcatttcatgggaaaggctacacctgttgtattcggcgcatgtgacaaataacatttgatttgatagagagGCCGTCAGCAAGGCAGAACAAGCAGAACAAGAAAAGTCCCAGCGTATGTTAAAATGTTCCACTGCATAGAGAGACCAATATCAATACTGCTTCTGACTCTCTCCATGCCATGCTAAACAAATACACAAGACTGGATATCATGTTACATTTAGCAATCACTAAAACATCTCAATCTGTGCTTAACTCCTGACAGCCAGGCAATACTGGAAAGCTTAAGAAAAagtactttcaagtactacttaagtcgttttttggagTATCTGTGCTTCACTATTAACATTTTTGACAACTTATACTTCactacatacattttaaaaaattatgTAGTTTTTACTCTGTACAGTTTCGCTGACACccaaaaagtactcattacattttgaatacttAGCAGGACAGTGAAACTGTCCAATTCACTCACTTACCAAGAGAAAAGCCCGGGTCAttcctactgactctgatctggcggactcacccAACACACATGCGTCATTTGtaaatgtctgagtgttagtATGTTCCCCTTGCTAGCCATAAATTAAAAAAGAAGAAAACGTGCTGTCTGGTTTTCTTAATATAtagaatgtgaaatgatttatacttttacttttgatacttaagtatattttaacaattacacttacttttgatacttaagtatatttaaaaccaaaatacttttagacttactcaagtagtattttactgggtgacttgagtaattttctatgaaggtgtctttacttttactcaagtatgacaattgggtactttttccaccactgaaagCAATCACATAAATCACAACCCATTCCCACAGATGTGCGATCCCCGCCTTGCAACCAGCTGGTCACGTACCTTTCAGCTGGTCCGCCACCACGCTCTGTCCAACCCTCTCCGTGACCCGTCCGTTCTCCCGCTGGTACCGGTCATCCAAAAAGTTGGCGGTGGCCTCTGATAGGTGCACCTTCCCGGCCACGCCCAGTTGCTCCATCAAATTGGCCAGGTTCACGTCGTTGGACCACACGTCGAACTTAAATCGCTTCATCCCGAGGATACCGCACAGGACAGTGCCCGTGTGGACGCccaccctcatgttaaccatctCGCTCTTCTCCTGGCAGAACTGTTCGATGGCTTGGATCATGCCCAGACCCATCTCTATGCAGCAGTAGGCATGGTCAGCCCGAGGCTCAGGGCAGCCTGCCACGCAGTAGTAGCAGTCCCCGAGGGTGCTTATCTTCTCACAGCACGTCAGCTCACACAGCCGGTCAAAACGTCCAAAGAGGTCATTGAGGAGCCCCACCAAGGCGTGGGCCGACTTGTTGGCAGACATCTTGGTGAAGCCTACGATATCCGCGAAGAGGATGCTGACGGGCTCCATGCGCTTCATGTTGAAGGGTCTGAAGATGATCTGGCCTCTCGGGATTGAGGTCTTATTCCTCTTGTTGTTCTTGGGACTGGAGATGACGGCCGCCGCGCCGCTGCTGGAGTAGCGCTTGGCCGAGCTCCCGCCCGCCAAGCCTTCCTCGTCGCCCTGCTTCATCAGGTCGTCGGCCACCCTCCGAGGCATCACAGAGTGGATCATGCGTTCTTTCAGCGCCTTCTCCACCTCCAGGTCCTTGCCGTGCATGATGGCCTGGCCCACCTTGAGGAAGGTACTTCGCGATCGCACCTCAGACATGATGAAAAGGTGGATGCCGATGGCATGGGCGCACAGGTGGAGCAAAGCTTTGGCTGGCCCCAGCCAGCGTAGAGTGTCCCAGTCAGACCCCTCCAAGGCCTGGCTCCAACCATCCCCAGCAGCCTGGGTGAGGTGAAGCCATCCCAGAGCCTCAAAGAGCACAGAGTAGAGAAGTCCCAGTAGCACCGAGGCATAGAGTCGGACATGGAGGACGCTGTAGAGTAGCAGCAGCACCTCCATGCCCAGGGAGAAGGTCCCTACTGGAGATAGGCAGGCGCTGCCCGTGGGTAAGTCCCGGTTGAAGGTCACATTTCTGGGCTCCATGCCACTGAAGTCCCCCGCATCCTCCACCACATCCTCAGGAGGGAGGGTCTCCAGGTCTCTGAAGCCGGCTGTCTGGATCTGGGGTGCCAGGGTGAGGGCAAAGGTCACCACGATGAGCAGCAGCGACGCCTGGTTGTAGCAGCGGACGTAGATCCTTGTGAACGTcaaaaggaagaggaggaggcagaagaGGAGGAAGCAGGCGGTGGGGACGAGGAAGGCAGTTCGGTCACACCGGTCGGGGTTGGCACTGAAGTACACCCCCCAGAGGAGGCTGGCGGCGAACAGGTAGAAGAGGACGTAGCGGAACCTCCGCTGAGTCTGGGGAAAGCACCTCTCCCTGCATGCCTCCTCCAGGATGGGAGAGTCAAACTTTGGGTCCCAGAAGTGCCCAGCAGACCTTTCGAACAGCTGGGGCATCTTCCTCTGGGTTCGCAGCCCCTTAACCACGGGCCTGAGGACCCCGGACTCTCCCGAGCTGCAGCTGGAGGAGATGCTGTACTTGCAGTGTTTGGACCCACTCCCCATGAAGCCTCCTCCCATGCCACCCAGCGCCCCGGCTCCTCCTCCGTGCTTGTGTTTGACACTACTGCTGATCCTCACGGAGACGCTGCCCTCGCCGCTTGAGTCACAGCTCACCTCTGTGTTGTGAGGCAGCAGCTGCTGATGTTGGGGGGATGCCATGTTGCTTTTTAATCTAACAGAAATTCGACAACAATAGAGTGAATTGCTATTTGCAAGGCAATGTAGGCTATGAATGTATTGAGTGTGGTTCCCTCTAGATGAGAACAAATAAATTATGCACTAACAGAAAACATCTCCAAAGAAAAAGTCTGACAGTTAGCCTGTACTGAATTTTGATCTGTTAATTATTGCCCCTCATGACGTCAATACTCGCATTCCTACACCTTCCCCGTCTGTTTTGACGCACTTGTCTCGGCACAGCTCATTCTGTTCCAGACCAAGTACTTACAACTGTTTTTGACTCATTGAAAAAGATTTGGGGAGAAGTCAAAATCTTACATAACATAATTATGTTGACTGTAGAACCCTAGTTGGGCAATACTACTTTAGTAGTATTCAGTAGCATTTCAGTAGTATTTCCAAGGCTCTCCCCTGACTAAATAGCCGACTGTAGACTACTGGTATATTGGGACAAATTATTCATGACAACTGAAACCTGGATCAAATTCCTTCATGCTCTCACTACTTGGCTGCCTGCATAGCCATTCTTTGAACATGCACTGTCAAAATAATCCTCTATCGATTTTAGATCCCGTCTACATTTATATTTGTCTCTACAGAACTGTAGCCTCCTGCCTGTCCTCTCTTATATGTTATATATTACATGGTAATGCTTTCAAGAAAGTAGACTATAATGCATTCAGAAATTGCTTCCAATTTACAGTGATATATGAGAAAAATAATCATTTCAAACTTCACGCGTAAACACTTAGTGTGTGTAGAACTTTATCCCGTATTCCCCAAATAAACCCACGCGCCGGCGTTGTAAAGGCATCGCAAGAAAAGCCACAGTTACGGAACTATTGTTTGACATGTGCTGGGTTATTTAAGGCGGAAATGTCTTCCCATAAACAAGAAAGAGAAAACAAACACTGACGTCTAATGCCCATTATCCTCCTTTACCCACATGCTCTTGCTGTGATTGGGAAAAGGCCTATTCTAAGAATTTCCATGGATGGAGCCCCGTCCTTTCCTGAGGTCCCTCTCCGGAATTTCCAAATCTGCGCCTCCAATTCCCAGGGATCCACGCTGACAGAAGTGGGCAATTTGAAGAGGACAAGGTGGCAGAATAGAGCAAAGAGCTGCAAAATGTAGTAGACCCACAATTTAATTGGAGATCAAGTGTTGGCCTACACGCGCAAATACCTACTTTATTAGATCCAGGCCATGCTCAGTCTGTGTTGAGTAAATATTGTTTTGATTATACAAGAACAGTCAAGTCAACataacatttattttaatttcCTGATAACTGGCACTGATTTCTCCCATAATTCCACGAGTGACCGGCAATTGAATTGTCAGTAAACTTCAGTCTGCCATCCATACAGGGCCACGGCGGAAGCCAGTCTTGGTTGTATGTAGCCCCTTTCCGTCCTCCTTTGCTCGTTTGATGGAAACTTTTCCCACGCCACTATTCTTCCCATTGAGTCGCAGACGAATAGCAAGTGGAGAATATGGGCTAATTACCAGCTTTCTCCCCTCCTCGTATCCCCCGGACACCGAGTCCTCCCTGAACAGACAAGCGGCTCCTTGATCCCCCACTTTAACACAATTGCATGAAGAAGCAGGCGTCTGTTTCTTCTGTCCAAATACTTCAATTGTATTCAAGGCAGATTTGCGGGTTTAGTTATTTAAACGCACTTCCCGTCCGATCCTCTCTATCCCTTTGAGATGTTCTTCTATTCCCGGTTGTCTGGCCATTCGCCGGTCTTTCTTTCCAGAAGAGGCACAATGGATACCGCTGTAAAGCGGTATGTGAGCTATCCAAGCACAGTT
This genomic stretch from Oncorhynchus masou masou isolate Uvic2021 unplaced genomic scaffold, UVic_Omas_1.1 unplaced_scaffold_1432, whole genome shotgun sequence harbors:
- the LOC135530819 gene encoding adenylate cyclase type 9-like — encoded protein: MASPQHQQLLPHNTEVSCDSSGEGSVSVRISSSVKHKHGGGAGALGGMGGGFMGSGSKHCKYSISSSCSSGESGVLRPVVKGLRTQRKMPQLFERSAGHFWDPKFDSPILEEACRERCFPQTQRRFRYVLFYLFAASLLWGVYFSANPDRCDRTAFLVPTACFLLFCLLLFLLTFTRIYVRCYNQASLLLIVVTFALTLAPQIQTAGFRDLETLPPEDVVEDAGDFSGMEPRNVTFNRDLPTGSACLSPVGTFSLGMEVLLLLYSVLHVRLYASVLLGLLYSVLFEALGWLHLTQAAGDGWSQALEGSDWDTLRWLGPAKALLHLCAHAIGIHLFIMSEVRSRSTFLKVGQAIMHGKDLEVEKALKERMIHSVMPRRVADDLMKQGDEEGLAGGSSAKRYSSSGAAAVISSPKNNKRNKTSIPRGQIIFRPFNMKRMEPVSILFADIVGFTKMSANKSAHALVGLLNDLFGRFDRLCELTCCEKISTLGDCYYCVAGCPEPRADHAYCCIEMGLGMIQAIEQFCQEKSEMVNMRVGVHTGTVLCGILGMKRFKFDVWSNDVNLANLMEQLGVAGKVHLSEATANFLDDRYQRENGRVTERVGQSVVADQLKGLKTYLISGRKVEPCHCSCSQLGLVGLEPGGDTRCPTPRAHTPDGAPRAPSACGLPQRGAPDRAKSHCLSCSAAVVPKEDQVLEKGTVQNGCHDDHTTNSSKDTSSLKCPSQAPLGCSPKALNGLLSPRLEEPLTNSQTSLCEMLQEKEKKWGGGAMGMDHSALIPLRSKNFRERSDAHFVDVIKEDSLMKDYFFKPPINKLSHTFLDRTLESAYRTSYQEEVETQAAVQTFASPTFSSFLDMVLCCSVFLALSLACLLRPLLSLPGAPLPAPALTLVAVATLLEALALVLSIR